TACGGGTGTTCTGTGCGGAAGTTTCCACTGTCGAAGTTGATCCCGAAATTGGGTGATTTGTTGACGCCATCAATGATTCGCATCATCTGTTCCGGAGTCGATGTGATGCCGCCATGATTTTCAAGTGCCAGGCTGACACCTTTCTTCTCGGCATATTTCAGCGATTCATTGATGCCTTTCTGGCACATGCGAATCGCTTCGGCTTCGTTGCCTCCCTTAGGCACTCGGCCTGCAAAGATACGAATGACTGGCGCGCCCAGAATTGCAGAATAATCGATCCACTTCCGCGTCATTTCCAGTTGCTCATCTCGGGCAGCTCCTTGGGGAAGGCAGAAATCGTTACCAATGGCGGTGCCCGAAACTTCCAGTCCCAGAGAACCGGCGAGATCGCGTGTCTGTTTCAGATAATCATCGCTGACCGGGTTGGGAAAATAGTAACTGGTCAATTCGCAACCATCGAGTTTCAACTTTCCGCAGTAGCGGACGAAATCCTGAATATCCATCGTCGCGGGAATCTTTTTAGGACGTGGTTTGGGCCAGCTTTGTTTCAGGTAGCGATGAAAAGAATAGGCGGCCAGGCTCAGTTTGAGTTTTTCAGATGCTTTTTTGTCCTGAACTCCTGCTGCCATTGTCGTGTCTGTGATCAATGAGCCTGCAGTCAGTGCTCCCAAGCTCCACAAAGATGATGTTTTCAGGAAGTCACGTCGATGGGATTCCTGTTCGAACGGAGAGGGTGAATTAACTGCCATTATGTTTACTCCAGGACTAAGCCGAATAATAGGAATGCGCTGATACTGGTAACGGGTAAGTTCAGAATCGAGGAGCTCCCATTTTGACAAATCATAGACTGTAAAGAAACCCTCGATATCAAAAACAGGCAGAATTGCAAAGTTTCTGAGGATGGCTAAACTTACTCTATTGCTAAAGATAACACTGACAGTTTACCTGTCTGTTTGTTACGATGTGCGGCCGGGGAATGAACCCTGTCAGACTGTAAATCAAATTGCTGTAAATCATTATTGACCGGGCCTTGGTGCCCATGACCTATTTAGGAAGACCGGACACAATGCCTCGTTACGACGCCAAGCGGATTGAAACCAAATGGCAAACCTTTTGGGACCAGCACGAAACATTCAAGACAGGCGAATTCGTTGAGGGTAAAGACAAGCTCTATGTGCTGGATATGTTCCCTTACCCGTCGGGCGATGGTTTACACGTGGGTCATCCCGAAGGCTATACGGCGACCGATATTGTCTGTCGGCATGCCCGTATGCAGGGCAAGCAGGTCTTGCATCCGATGGGTTGGGATGCTTTTGGGTTACCCGCCGAGCAACACGCAATCAAGACAGGCACTCCCCCCCGAATCACGACGCAGAAGAATATCGATACATTCCGTCGCCAGTTAAAGATGTTGGGTTTCAGTTACGACTGGAGCCGCGAATTTTCGACCACCGATCCGGACTACTTCCGCTGGACGCAATGGA
This genomic interval from Gimesia alba contains the following:
- a CDS encoding sugar phosphate isomerase/epimerase family protein, yielding MAVNSPSPFEQESHRRDFLKTSSLWSLGALTAGSLITDTTMAAGVQDKKASEKLKLSLAAYSFHRYLKQSWPKPRPKKIPATMDIQDFVRYCGKLKLDGCELTSYYFPNPVSDDYLKQTRDLAGSLGLEVSGTAIGNDFCLPQGAARDEQLEMTRKWIDYSAILGAPVIRIFAGRVPKGGNEAEAIRMCQKGINESLKYAEKKGVSLALENHGGITSTPEQMMRIIDGVNKSPNFGINFDSGNFRTEHPYEDLAKIAPLAINAQIKVEMGVRGKEVPADIPRIVKILKDAHYKNFIVLEYEAKEEPKEAIPGYIKQLRKLV